One Nicotiana tomentosiformis chromosome 4, ASM39032v3, whole genome shotgun sequence genomic window carries:
- the LOC104099833 gene encoding protein SABRE isoform X2, which produces MEYFRGAVESVSIGEIRLSIRQSLVKLGVGFMSRDPKLQVLICDLEVVMRSPSKISKKARSRKSRKSGRGKWMVVANMARFLSVSVTEMVVKTLKATVEVKELTLDLSKDGGSKPELFVKLLLAPIFVHFGESRVSCDQSSMHGGSLPSNHTLLGMTERVSAPFSCEEFSIMCEFGHDREEGVVVRNMDIATGDVSINLNEELLLKRKGEDAFSSTDVAEKVVNESGTAVKPVKKPANLAVMKYASMFPEKLSFVLPKLDMKFVHREVGLMVENNIMGIQLKGTKTRSFEDVGESTRVDIQMEFSEIHLLKDGGISVVEILKLDVVSSVYIPLQPASPIRSEVDVKLGGTQCNLVITRLHPWMQLHALRKRKMVLRGESSTHEKSPSSDHKAFMWTSTISAPEMTVVLYDLDGSPLYHGCSQSSHVFANNISSTGTVVHMELGEFNLNMSDEYRECLKESLFGVETNMGSLIYIAKVSLDWGKKDMDSPEDGLKYKTVLSVDVTGMGVHLTFRRIGSLMSTALSFKRLLKSLSGSGKKPHNQVTKSSKPSGKGIQLIKFNLERCSLNVCGEVGLENSVVPDHKRANYGSQGGRIVISVSADGTPRTATIRSTAPIELKKLKYSVSLDIFHLSLSMNKEKKSTQMELERARSIYQEHLEDSNLHGARVTLLDMQNAKFVRRSGGLKEIAVCSLFSATDISVRWEPDVHIALVELGLHLKLLLHNQKLQELAEGDCKDNGQGTETSMESVPLEKHKKRESIFAIDVEMLHIAAEVGDGVETTVQVQSIFSENARIGVLLEGLMLNFNNARVFRSSRMQVSRIPKASGSASTAKHEIGTAWDWVIQALDVHICMPYRLELRAIDDSVEEMLRALKLVTAAKTKLLFPNKEEKPKAKATSASKIGRVRFCIKKLTADIEEQPIQGWLDEHYQLLKKEACELAVRLNFIDELIVKGTKSLGVAEKNDSLEDGKIHFNGEDIDVDDASAIQKLREEIYKQSFRSYYQACQNLVQSEGSGACTEGFQGGFKPSTARSSLFSISATELDVSLTRIEGGDFGMIEILQKLDPVCRAHSIPFSRLYGSNINLQTGSLAVWIRNYTCPLFAATSGRCEGRVILAQQATCFQPQIHQNVYIGRWRKVHLLRSASGTTPPMKTYSDLPLHFQKAEISYGVGFEPALADISYAFTVALRRANLSIRNPSPDPPLPKKEKSLPWWDEMKNYIHGNTSIYFSESKWNILASTDPYEKSDKLQIRSGYMELQQSDGRVYCFAKNFKILVSSLDSLLKNSNLKRPPGFSCTFIEAPAFSLEVIMEWECESGNPLNHYLFAFPSEGVPREKVYDPFRSTSLSLRWNLLLRPSLPIHDNQSSLCSVGDQGALDATGCGATKPDSLSVSPTLKLGPHDLAWILKFWSLNYNPPHKLRSFSRWPRFGIPRVPRSGNLSLDKVMTEFMFRVDATPACIRHMPLDDDDPAKGLTFSMNKLKYELYYGRGKQKYTFESKRDTLDLVYQGLDLHMPKAFINRDDDSSVAKVVKMTRKTSKSASTERSSNDKTSSMSSSMERQRDDGFLLSSEYFTIRRQAPKADPDRLLAWQEAGRRNLEMTYVRSEFENGSESDDHTRSDPSDDDGYNVVIADNCQRIFVYGLKLLWTLENRDAVWSWVGGISKAFESPKPSPSRQYAQRKLLEDSEVIDRTELPQDDNQKSPVSHGASSSSPQHVRPSKAQVESPPSSEVKVETLPSSSAAKLANIEDCEGEGTRHFMVNVIEPQFNLHSEDANGRFLLAAVSGRVLARSFHSVLSIGYEVIEQALGGGNVQIRESQPEMTWNRMEYSVMLEHVQAHVAPTDVDPGAGLQWLPKIRRSSPKVKRTGALLERVFMPCDMYFRYTRHKGATADLKVKPLKELSFNSHNITATMTSRQFQVMLDVLTNLLFARLPKPRKVSLSYPAGDDEDVEEEADEVVPDGVEEVELARVNLEQKERAQKLIQYDIRKLSLYNDASVDRNPVKEGDLWIISGGRSILVQRLKKELVNAQKSRKVASASLRMALQKAAQLRLMEKEKNKSPSCAMRISLQINKVVWSMLVDGRSFAEAEINDMIYDFDRDYKDVGVAKFTTKYFVVRNCLPNAKSDMLLSAWNPPTEWGKKVMLRVDAKQGAPKDGNYPLELFQVEIYPLKIHLTETMYRMMWEYFFPEEEQDSQRRQEVWKFSTTAGSRRAKKGSSIQEAPVSSNHLTKDPQICAKSSNSALPVTSASQFPSSGDSSQVSKLQNLKANIVCGSTPELRRTSSFDRTWEENVAESVTDELMLQMHSSSVTSSTSEPFAGIEQPDEGNRNKSKESKLIKSGRSSHEEKKVGKAQDEKKSRPRRMREFHNIKISQVELLVTYEGSRFAVSDLRLLMDTFHRVEFTGTWRRLFSRVKKHIIWGVLKSVTGMQGKKFKDKAHNQREAGAAGVPDIDLNLSDSDGGSAGKSEQNPLSWPKRPPEGAGDGFVTSIKGLFNSQRRKAKAFVLRTMRGEAENEIPGDWSESEAEFSPFARQLTITKAKKLIRRHTKKFRSRGPKGLSSQQRESLPSSPRETTPFESDSSSESSPYEDFHE; this is translated from the exons CTTAGTTTCGTGTTACCCAAACTGGATATGAAGTTTGTGCACCGTGAAGTGGGCCTTATGGTTGAGAATAACATTATGGGCATCCAACTGAAAGGCACAAAAACTCGATCATTTGAAGATGTTGGAGAAAGTACGCGGGTTGATATTCAGATGGAGTTCAGTGAGATTCAT CTACTGAAAGATGGTGGCATATCAGTCGTGGAGATATTAAAACTTGATGTTGTCTCTTCAGTATATATTCCACTTCAG CCTGCTTCACCCATCAGATCAGAAGTTGATGTCAAGCTTGGGGGTACTCAGTGCAACCTGGTGATAACGAGATTACATCCGTGGATGCAACTTCATGCTTTGAGGAAAAGGAAAATGGTTCTTCGAGGAGAAAGTTCTACTCATGAAAAATCACCCTCATCTGATCATAAAGCATTCATGTGGACCTCCACTATTTCGGCGCCAGAAATGACTGTAGTGCTCTATGATTTGGATGGCTCACCACTCTATCAT GGTTGTTCACAGTCCTCACATGTCTTTGCCAATAATATATCAAGTACAGGTACAGTGGTGCACATGGAACTTGGTGAATTTAATCTGAACATGTCAGATGAGTATCGGGAATGCTTAAAAGAGAGCCTCTTTGGGGTTGAAACAAACATGGGTTCACTTATTTATATAGCAAAAGTCAGTCTTGACTGGGGCAAGAAAGATATGGATTCACCTGAAGATGGTCTCAAGTATAAAACAGTTCTCTCTGTTGATGTTACTGGGATGGGTGTTCACTTAACCTTCCGGCGCATTGGGTCTCTGATGTCTACAGCTTTGTCTTTCAAGCGTTTACTGAAGAGTCTCTCTGGTTCTGGTAAGAAACCACATAACCAGGTGACGAAATCGTCCAAGCCATCTGGGAAAGGGATTCAACTCATCAAATTCAATCTAGAAAGATGTTCTTTAAATGTTTGTGGAGAAGTGGGTTTGGAAAATTCTGTTGTCCCTGATCACAAACGTGCCAACTATGGATCTCAGGGAGGTCGAATTGTAATTAGTGTTTCAGCTGATGGTACTCCCCGCACTGCAACTATAAGATCTACGGCTCCAATTGAACTTAAAAAACTCAAGTATTCTGTGTCCCTTGATATTTTCCACCTAAGTCTATCCATGAACAAGGAGAAAAAATCTACACAAATGGAGCTTGAAAGAGCCAGATCAATCTATCAAGAACATTTGGAAGACAGTAACCTCCATGGAGCAAGAGTTACATTGCTTGACATGCAGAATGCAAAGTTTGTGAGGCGATCTGGTGGTCTTAAAGAGATTGCAGTGTGCTCACTCTTTAGTGCCACTGATATATCGGTCAGATGGGAGCCTGATGTACATATAGCTTTGGTTGAACTTGGGCTGCACTTGAAATTACTTCTGCACAATCAGAAGCTTCAGGAACTTGCTGAAGGTGACTGTAAAGATAATGGGCAGGGCACTGAGACTTCAATGGAGTCAGTACCATTGGAGAAACACAAGAAAAGAGAATCCATCTTTGCTATTGATGTGGAAATGCTTCATATAGCTGCAGAAGTTGGAGATGGTGTTGAGACAACTGTCCAGGTGCAGTCAATCTTTTCCGAAAATGCTCGGATAGGTGTGCTTCTTGAAGGGTTAATGCTCAACTTTAATAATGCAAGAGTGTTTAGAAGCAGTAGAATGCAAGTCTCTCGCATTCCAAAGGCCTCTGGAAGTGCATCAACTGCAAAACACGAGATAGGCACAGCATGGGATTGGGTCATTCAAGCCCTTGATGTCCACATATGCATGCCATACAGGTTGGAATTGCGGGCCATCGATGATTCTGTTGAGGAAATGCTTCGAGCTTTAAAGCTTGTTACTGCTGCAAAAACTAAACTTTTGTTTCCCAATAAGGAAGAGAAACCAAAAGCTAAAGCAACTAGCGCATCAAAAATTGGACGAGTTAGATTTTGCATAAAGAAACTCACTGCTGATATTGAAGAACAACCAATACAGGGATGGCTTGATGAACATTATCAGTTGTTGAAGAAGGAGGCTTGTGAATTAGCTGTCAGATTAAACTTTATTGATGAGCTTATTGTGAAAGGTACCAAATCTCTTGGTGTTGCGGAGAAAAATGATTCTCTTGAAGATGGTAAGATCCATTTCAATGGAGAAGATATTGACGTGGATGACGCTTCAGCCATTCAGAAACTGCGAGAGGAGATCTATAAGCAGTCATTCAGGTCATACTACCAGGCATGCCAAAATCTTGTGCAATCGGAAGGATCTGGAGCCTGTACTGAAGGGTTTCAAGGGGGTTTCAAGCCTAGCACTGCCAGAAGTTCTCTCTTTTCAATTTCTGCTACAGAGTTGGATGTAAGTTTGACAAGAATTGAAGGAGGTGATTTCGGGATGATAGAGATTCTGCAAAAGCTTGATCCAGTATGCCGTGCACATAGCATCCCATTTTCACGATTATATGGTAGTAATATCAATTTGCAGACGGGTTCCCTTGCTGTTTGGATAAGAAATTACACGTGCCCACTATTTGCTGCAACTTCTGGCAGATGTGAAGGACGTGTTATATTAGCTCAGCAG GCAACATGTTTTCAGCCTCAAATCCACCAAAATGTGTACATTGGGAGATGGAGGAAGGTCCATTTGCTCCGTTCTGCTAGTGGGACAACACCACCAATGAAAACATACTCTGATTTGCCCTTACATTTTCAGAAAGCAGAAATTTCCTATGGAGTTGGTTTCGAACCAGCTCTTGCTGATATTAGCTATGCTTTTACAGTGGCGCTGCGTAGGGCCAATTTGAGCATCAGAAATCCAAGTCCAGATCCTCCGTTGCCTAAAAAGGAAAAGAGCTTGCCATGGTGGGATGAAATGAAAAACTACATTCATGGAAACACCTCCATATATTTTTCTGAGTCCAAATGGAATATTCTTGCCAGTACTGATCCTTATGAAAAGTCTGACAAGCTTCAGATAAGATCTGGGTATATGGAACTCCAGCAGTCAGATGGTCGCGTTTATTGTTTTGCAAAGAACTTCAAGATTCTAGTGAGCAGCTTGGATAGCTTGTTGAAGAACTCCAACTTAAAGCGTCCACCTGGCTTTTCCTGTACTTTCATAGAGGCCCCGGCCTTTAGTCTTGAAGTGATAATGGAGTGGGAATGTGAATCTGGAAACCCTCTAAACCATTACTTATTTGCATTTCCCAGTGAAGGAGTGCCTCGTGAAAAAGTTTATGATCCATTTAGATCAACTTCTCTGTCACTACGGTGGAATTTGTTGCTTAGGCCCTCTCTTCCCATTCATGATAATCAGTCAAGCTTATGTTCAGTGGGTGATCAGGGTGCCTTGGATGCAACTGGTTGTGGTGCAACGAAGCCAGATAGCTTGTCAGTTTCTCCAACACTAAAACTTGGTCCTCATGATTTGGCATGGATACTGAAATTCTGGAGCTTAAATTATAATCCGCCTCACAAATTGCGGTCTTTTTCTAGGTGGCCACGTTTTGGAATACCGAGAGTTCCTAGATCTGGCAATCTTTCATTAGACAAGGTGATGACAGAATTTATGTTCAGAGTTGATGCCACACCAGCATGCATAAGGCATATGCCTTTAGACGATGATGACCCAGCAAAGGGGCTGACATTTTCTATGAATAAGTTAAAATATGAACTTTATTATGGCCGGGGAAAGCAAAAATACACCTTTGAGAGCAAGCGTGACACTCTTGATCTTGTGTACCAGGGTCTTGACCTCCACATGCCTAAGGCATTTATAAATAGAGATGATGATAGCAGTGTTGCAAAAGTAGTTAAAATGACTAGGAAAACATCAAAATCTGCATCAACAGAAAGGTCTTCTAATGATAAAACTAGCAGTATGAGCAGCAGCATGGAGAGACAGCGTGATGATGGGTTTCTTTTATCATCTGAATATTTTACAATCAGAAGGCAAGCCCCAAAAGCTGACCCAGATAGGTTGTTGGCGTGGCAAGAAGCTGGTAGGAGAAATCTCGAGATGACATATGTGAGATCTGAGTTTGAAAATGGGAGTGAAAGTGATGACCATACAAGATCTGACCCAAGTGACGATGATGGATATAATGTAGTGATCGCTGATAATTGTCAGCGTATCTTTGTCTATGGTCTAAAGCTTTTGTGGACACTTGAGAATAGGGATGCAGTTTGGTCTTGGGTAGGTGGAATATCTAAGGCTTTTGAATCTCCAAAGCCATCTCCTTCTAGGCAATATGCCCAAAGAAAGTTGCTGGAGGATAGTGAGGTGATTGATAGAACTGAATTACCTCAAGATGATAACCAGAAGTCTCCAGTTAGTCACGGTGCAAGTTCCTCTTCTCCACAACACGTGAGGCCATCAAAAGCACAAGTAGAATCACCTCCATCAAGTGAAGTTAAAGTGGAAACTCTTCCATCTAGTTCCGCTG CAAAGCTTGCCAACATTGAAGACTGTGAAGGGGAGGGCACTCGCCATTTCATGGTCAATGTCATTGAACCACAATTCAATCTTCACTCAGAAGATGCAAAT GGTAGATTTCTGTTAGCTGCTGTCAGTGGCCGTGTTTTGGCTCGTTCGTTCCATTCAGTTCTTTCCATTGGCTATGAAGTGATTGAACAAGCTCTAGGTGGAGGAAATGTTCAAATTCGTGAATCTCAACCTGAAATGACATGGAATCGCATGGAGTACTCTGTGATGTTAGAACATGTGCAGGCACATGTTGCCCCAACTGACGTAGATCCAGGGGCTGGACTGCAGTGGCTTCCTAAAATTCGGAGAAGCTCACCGAAAGTGAAGCGCACTGGAGCTTTACTGGAGAGAGTTTTTATGCCTTGTGATATGTACTTCCGCTATACTAGGCATAAAGGTGCAACCGCCGACTTGAAG GTGAAACCTTTGAAAGAGCTTTCATTCAATTCACATAATATAACAGCAACAATGACATCCCGCCAGTTCCAAGTTATGCTAGATGTGTTGACCAATCTTCTATTTGCCCGGCTTCCAAA GCCTCGAAAAGTTAGCCTGTCGTATCCGGCAGGTGACGATGAAGATGTTGAAGAGGAGGCTGATGAAGTTGTACCTGATGGTGTTGAAGAAGTAGAACTGGCAAGAGTGAACCTTGAACAGAAAGAAAGAGCGCAGAAGTTGATCCAGTATGATATTAGGAAATTATCTCTTTATAATGATGCATCTGTGGACAGGAACCCAGTAAAGGAAGGCGATCTTTGGATTATTAGTGGGGGAAGGTCCATTTTG GTGCAAAGACTGAAAAAAGAGCTAGTAAATGCTCAAAAATCCAGAAAAGTAGCATCTGCATCTCTGAGGATGGCTCTACAGAAAGCTGCACAGCTCCGATTGATGgagaaagaaaagaacaaaagtcCTTCTTGTGCTATGCGCATCTCTTTGCAAATTAATAAAGTGGTTTGGAGCATGCTTGTGGATGGAAGATCATTTGCTGAAGCTGAGATAAATGATATG ATATATGATTTTGACCGTGATTACAAAGATGTTGGGGTTGCTAAATTCACAACAAAATATTTTGTTGTGAGAAACTGCTTACCAAATGCCAAGTCTGATATGCTTCTATCAGCATGGAATCCTCCTACTGAATGGGGAAA AAAAGTGATGCTTCGAGTAGATGCTAAGCAGGGGGCTCCAAAAGATGGAAACTATCCTCTTGAACTATTCCAG GTGGAGATTTACCCCTTAAAGATACATTTGACTGAGACAATGTACAGAATGATGTGGGAGTACTTTTTCCCAGAAGAAGAGCAAGACTCCCAGCGCAGGCAG GAAGTGTGGAAGTTTTCAACTACTGCTGGTTCGAGGCGTGCCAAGAAAGGCTCATCAATTCAGGAAGCACCAGTGTCAAGTAACCATCTAACAAAAGATCCTCAGATCTGCGCCAAATCAAGCAACTCTGCTTTACCAGTTACATCTGCAAGTCAGTTTCCCTCTTCTGGCGATTCCTCTCAA GTGTCAAAGTTGCAGAACTTAAAGGCTAATATTGTTTGTGGTTCAACCCCTGAGCTAAGACGAACATCATCCTTTGATAGAACATGGGAAGAAAATGTTGCTGAATCTGTTACTGATGAACTTATGCTGCAAATGCACTCCTCAAGTGTTACTTCTTCAACAAGTGAGCCCTTTGCCGGTATTGAGCAGCCAGATGAAGGTAACAGAAACAAATCCAAAGAATCAAAACTAATTAAGTCTGGCCGCTCCTCTCATGAAGAGAAAAAGGTGGGCAAGGCACAGGATGAGAAAAAATCTAGGCCTCGAAGAATGAGAGAGTTCCACAATATCAAGATTAGTCAG GTTGAGTTACTTGTTACATATGAAGGATCAAGATTTGCTGTGAGTGATTTAAGATTGCTGATGGATACATTCCATCGTGTTGAATTTACTGGAACCTGGCGAAGGCTATTCTCAAGAGTTAAGAAACACATCATCTGGGGAGTCCTAAAATCAGTAACAGGAATGCAG GGCAAGAAGTTTAAAGATAAAGCACATAATCAAAGGGAAGCTGGTGCTGCTGGTGTCCCCGATATTGATCTTAATCTCAGTGATAGTGATGGTGGTTCAGCCGGAAAATCCGAGCAGAACCCTTTATCCTGGCCTAAGCGCCCCCCTGAGGGTGCAGGTGATGGTTTTGTCACCTCTATTAAAGGCCTTTTCAATTCTCAGCGCAGAAAGGCCAAGGCTTTTGTGCTTCGGACAATGAGGGGTGAAGCAGAAAATGAGATACCTGGTGACTGGAGTGAAAGTGAGGCAGAGTTCTCTCCCTTTGCCAGACAACTAACCATAACAAAAGCCAAGAAGCTGATTAGACGGCATACAAAGAAGTTCCGTTCAAGAGGACCAAAAG GTTTATCTTCTCAACAAAGAGAATCACTTCCTTCATCACCAAGAGAGACCACCCCATTTGAAAGTGATTCATCAAGTGAATCTTCGCCTTATGAGGATTTCCACGAGTAG